Proteins encoded by one window of Actinocorallia herbida:
- a CDS encoding DUF2786 domain-containing protein: MDQRMLGKVRALLQKAESTEFPREAEALTARAQELIARHNLHTALLEAEHGGDGRGPLARVVAVGQPYAAPKATLLHVVAEANRCRSVWHRERGEATLLGYAEDLAGVELLFTSLLVQATAAMIRAGSRTDGLGRSRTRSFRHAFLSAYALRIGERLSEAAEQAVGATDAPGLGLVLASRDAAVQRSVTERFPRLRRFRGGGASNTDGWVHGRAAADRAALGHTALASDHE, encoded by the coding sequence ATGGACCAGCGGATGCTGGGGAAGGTGCGGGCTCTGCTGCAGAAGGCCGAGTCCACCGAGTTCCCCCGGGAGGCGGAGGCGCTCACCGCGCGAGCGCAGGAGCTGATCGCACGGCACAACCTGCACACGGCGCTTCTTGAGGCCGAGCACGGCGGCGACGGCCGTGGGCCGCTGGCCCGGGTCGTCGCCGTCGGCCAGCCTTACGCGGCGCCGAAGGCGACGCTGCTGCACGTGGTCGCCGAGGCCAACCGCTGCCGGTCGGTCTGGCACCGCGAGCGCGGCGAGGCGACCCTGCTGGGTTACGCCGAGGATCTGGCGGGCGTCGAGCTGCTGTTCACCTCGCTGCTGGTGCAGGCGACCGCCGCGATGATCCGGGCCGGTTCGCGGACCGACGGCCTCGGCCGCTCGCGCACCCGCTCGTTCCGGCACGCGTTCCTTTCGGCGTACGCGCTCCGGATCGGCGAGCGGCTGAGCGAGGCGGCCGAGCAGGCGGTCGGCGCGACCGACGCGCCGGGCCTCGGCCTGGTGCTCGCCTCGCGCGACGCGGCGGTCCAGCGATCGGTCACCGAGCGCTTTCCCAGGCTGCGGCGGTTCCGCGGCGGCGGGGCCTCCAACACCGACGGCTGGGTCCACGGCCGCGCCGCCGCCGACCGTGCGGCGCTGGGGCACACCGCACTAGCATCGGACCATGAGTAA
- the lepB gene encoding signal peptidase I: MTSASTDRSFFKELPFLAVTAVVLALLIRTFVLQTFYIPSGSMERTLHGCEGCTRDRVIVEKVSYLVSDPDQGDIVVFHGTGNWPKEDLIKRVIATAGQTVECCDDGKVSVDGKAIDEPYLYQDDHRAFDKVTVPEGMLWVMGDHRSGSSDSRDHGFVPVDSVVGHARMIIWPVTRWDWL, from the coding sequence GTGACGTCTGCCTCGACCGACAGGTCCTTCTTCAAAGAACTGCCTTTCCTCGCGGTGACCGCGGTCGTTCTGGCGCTGCTGATCCGGACCTTCGTCCTCCAGACGTTCTACATCCCGTCCGGCTCCATGGAGCGCACCCTGCACGGCTGTGAGGGCTGCACCCGCGACCGGGTGATCGTCGAGAAGGTCAGCTACCTGGTCTCCGACCCCGACCAGGGCGACATCGTCGTCTTCCACGGGACGGGCAACTGGCCCAAGGAGGACCTGATCAAGCGGGTCATCGCCACCGCCGGCCAGACCGTCGAGTGCTGTGACGACGGCAAGGTCTCCGTGGACGGCAAGGCCATCGACGAGCCCTATCTCTACCAGGACGACCACCGCGCGTTCGACAAGGTGACCGTTCCCGAGGGGATGCTCTGGGTGATGGGCGACCACAGGTCCGGCTCCTCGGACTCTCGCGACCACGGGTTCGTGCCGGTCGACTCCGTCGTCGGCCACGCCCGGATGATCATCTGGCCGGTGACCCGCTGGGACTGGCTCTGA
- a CDS encoding DUF2786 domain-containing protein, with the protein MNDPEALVTAAMEAQFSGDLRAWDSATALLAASPAADGMLLAALARAREAAAGRGWTEEDLRRHLTRFRSPAHAAVLGAASLGPRDRLDAVGRVVEVLCTLARLPRIAVLSRSARPDHPALGRIRALLAKAESTGFPAEAEALVARAQTLMTRHSLDRAALDAPDDAPTGVRLGVDGPYEEAKATLLHVVAEANRCRSVWHSELGFATILGFPADLDAVELLYTSLLVQADAAMPKNGSRRAFRESFLTSFAHHIGERLLAAAEAETAAETDLLPVLSRRDEAVDKAVDRLFPELTSVRSRRVRDAAGWAEGRRAAREADLS; encoded by the coding sequence GTGAACGATCCCGAAGCGTTGGTCACCGCCGCGATGGAGGCCCAGTTCAGCGGTGATCTGCGCGCCTGGGACTCCGCGACGGCCCTTCTCGCCGCGTCCCCCGCGGCGGACGGCATGCTGCTCGCCGCGCTGGCGCGCGCCCGGGAGGCCGCGGCGGGCCGCGGCTGGACCGAGGAGGACCTGCGGCGGCACCTGACCCGGTTCCGCTCCCCCGCGCACGCCGCGGTGCTCGGCGCGGCCTCGCTCGGCCCGCGCGACAGGCTGGACGCCGTCGGGCGGGTGGTCGAGGTGCTGTGCACGCTGGCGCGGCTGCCGCGCATCGCGGTGCTGAGCAGGTCGGCGCGCCCCGACCATCCGGCGCTCGGCCGGATCCGGGCGCTGCTCGCCAAGGCCGAGTCCACGGGCTTCCCCGCCGAGGCCGAGGCGCTCGTCGCGCGGGCGCAGACGCTGATGACCCGGCACAGCCTCGACCGGGCCGCGCTGGACGCCCCCGACGACGCACCCACCGGCGTCCGCCTCGGGGTCGACGGCCCCTACGAGGAGGCGAAGGCGACCCTGCTCCATGTGGTCGCCGAGGCCAACCGCTGCCGGTCGGTCTGGCATTCGGAGCTGGGGTTCGCGACGATCCTCGGGTTCCCCGCCGATCTCGACGCGGTCGAACTGCTCTACACGTCGCTGCTCGTGCAGGCCGACGCCGCGATGCCCAAGAACGGTTCGCGGCGGGCCTTTCGGGAGAGCTTCCTCACCTCGTTCGCCCACCACATCGGCGAGCGCCTGCTCGCCGCGGCCGAGGCGGAGACCGCCGCGGAGACGGATCTGCTGCCCGTCCTGTCCCGGCGGGATGAAGCGGTGGACAAGGCTGTGGATAGGCTCTTCCCGGAACTCACCTCTGTAAGGTCACGGCGCGTCCGTGACGCCGCGGGGTGGGCCGAGGGCAGAAGGGCAGCCCGTGAGGCCGACCTGAGCTGA